One Xiphophorus maculatus strain JP 163 A chromosome 10, X_maculatus-5.0-male, whole genome shotgun sequence genomic region harbors:
- the fam171a2 gene encoding protein FAM171A2 — MPPHRISCLLLFLSVWEALAKSLPDQGAFEVQVKVQVFDNSDLSPLADAQVEVHGNQTLLASSHAGSDGVVRLSFLYRAGTWVIITASKRDYITNSVPWHSSRIPLYASVSLYLLVERPGTLILYDDILQVLSGSPGARNQPLVQLQRKSIQLPSSSNYTALSATLTTARSQYEIGGFPFLLGQETNSSGAETGWADLTALAVVSIQLFDKDGSTIQVSDPIHISVPLPSDTRNRMATSVPTWLYQPKTGLWVRNGTGYVKKDGTQFVWTAVVPQMGYWLAAFPSSSGFGLSHPGLRDITTYHTLFLLSILGSLALLVLILLCVLLYYCRRKCLKPRRHQGKPHSSNLNGAKRDQGTSTSRLNLICGGHAESGPSNDKSDMSPSRDYQSSREDLTKHVPAHMLRHAKGKSTSGSQRGESFPMKVTRATETNNLDNPLLHEDYNRSYSPKESKESEYHRHHNANDNRGYSSDPPSPPRFQGYVPSQSDKPPEYSAAAADSLARPTSLNTQPGQIIFCSSIDQMKENMYRSMVPTLVIPAHYMRLPSEFSGKDGKDQKDQDKDGTQMGGGQQHHHHHSQKQGQQQQGGSQGDDSEEPSWASDSSGGAVTIPVLFNDSTMAQMNGELQALTEKKLLELGVKQHPRAWFISLDGRANAHVRHSYIDVSNDLSGGGFGGGSSSAQRDVNLEPPLESQERKSSGNRKGKDERWGTGGRKGHGISSGSGGGKNYSKLAYPDHSEPSSSEGRPVSPEENSLTPLLDEGSSSRGSTIPRRGRSRGNSSRSSNSENRRDSMTSPEDDPDDKDENKKSPWQKIEDRPLMVFHPRK; from the exons ATGCCGCCCCACCGCATCTCCTGTTTGCTCCTGTTCTTGTCGGTTTGGGAGGCGCTGGCCAAATCTCTGCCGGATCAGGGAGCATTTG AGGTGCAAGTAAAAGTCCAGGTTTTTGACAACAGTGACCTCTCACCGTTAGCAGACGCTCAGGTAGAAGTCCATGGGAATCAGACGCTTTTGGCATCCAGCCATGCCGGCAGCGATGGTGTGGTGAGACTCAGCTTCCTGTACAGAGCAGGCACCTGGGTCATCATCACAGCCTCCAAACGGGATTACATCACCAACTCGGTGCCCTGGCATTCCAGTCGGATCCCAT TGTACGCCTCGGTCAGCCTGTACCTCCTCGTTGAGAGGCCAGGAACTCTCATTCTGTACGATGACATCCTGCAGGTTTTGTCTGGATCACCAG GAGCTCGAAACCAGCCGCTGGTTCAGCTACAGAGGAAATCCATTCAGCTGCCTTCCAGCTCTAACTACACGGCATTGTCTGCGACTCTGACCACAGCCAGAAGTCAGTATGAGATTGGTGGGTTCCCATTTCTTTTGGGCCAGGAGACCAACAGCTCAG GTGCAGAAACGGGATGGGCAGACCTGACAGCACTGGCAGTGGTCAGCATCCAGCTGTTTGATAAGGATGGCAGTACGATCCAGGTCTCTGATCCGATCCACATCTCTGTACCGCTGCCGTCTGACACCCGAAACAGGATGGCCACGAGTGTCCCTACTTGGCTTTATCAGCCAAAGACTG gattGTGGGTTCGGAATGGGACTGGCTATGTTAAGAAGGACGGGACACAGTTTGTTTGGACCGCTGTGGTTCCTCAGATGGGATACTGGTTGGCTGCCTTTCCTTCATCTTCAG gtTTTGGTCTTTCTCATCCAGGTTTGAGGGACATCACCACCTACCACACCCTCTTCCTGTTGTCCATTCTGGGTTCACTGGCTCTGCTGGTGCTCATCCTGCTCTGTGTGCTGCTCTACTACTGCAG aCGAAAATGCCTAAAACCTCGCCGACATCAAGGCAAACCCCACTCATCCAATCTAAATGGAGCTAAGAGAGACCAGGGAACATCAACTTCACGTCTGAATCTTATCTGTGGAGGCCATGCGGAGTCAGGCCCCTCCAACGACAAATCTGATATGTCTCCATCGCGAGACTACCAGAGTTCAAGAGAAGACCTGACTAAGCATGTTCCAGCTCACATGCTGCGACATGCCAAAGGGAAAAGCACCTCAGGTTCCCAGCGGGGCGAGAGCTTCCCCATGAAGGTTACACGTGCCACTGAGACCAACAACCTGGACAACCCTTTACTACATGAAGACTACAATCGAAGCTACAGCCCCAAGGAGAGCAAGGAATCTGAATACCACAGACATCACAATGCCAATGACAATCGAGGATACTCGTCCGATCCCCCGTCTCCACCTCGCTTCCAGGGATATGTACCAAGTCAGTCTGACAAGCCTCCAGAatattcagcagcagcagcagatagCCTTGCTAGACCAACTTCCCTTAACACCCAGCCAGGTCAGATTATCTTCTGCAGCTCCATCGACCAGATGAAGGAGAACATGTACAGGAGTATGGTGCCAACCCTGGTTATCCCAGCACACTACATGCGCCTACCTTCTGAGTTCTCTGGTAAGGATGGGAAGGATCAAAAGGACCAGGACAAAGATGGGACACAGATGGGAGGAGGCCAGCAGCATCACCACCACCACTCACAGAAACAAGGCCAGCAGCAACAAGGTGGATCTCAGGGTGACGACTCTGAGGAGCCGAGCTGGGCCTCTGACTCCTCCGGTGGAGCTGTGACCATTCCTGTGCTCTTCAACGACTCCACAATGGCTCAGATGAATGGGGAACTGCAGGCTCTGACGGAGAAGAAGCTCCTGGAGTTGGGCGTCAAACAGCACCCACGAGCATGGTTCATCTCCCTAGATGGACGCGCTAATGCTCACGTCCGCCACTCCTACATCGACGTCAGCAATGACCTCAGCGGCGGCGGATTTGGAGGTGGCTCCAGTAGCGCTCAGCGAGATGTGAACCTTGAGCCGCCTCTTGAATCTCAAGAGAGAAAATCATCGGGCAATCGTAAGGGAAAGGATGAACGCTGGGGGACAGGAGGACGGAAAGGCCACGGCATCAGCAGCGGCAGTGGAGGTGGGAAGAATTACTCCAAACTTGCCTACCCTGACCACAGCGAGCCCAGCAGCAGCGAGGGACGCCCGGTGTCACCAGAAGAGAATTCCCTCACTCCTCTTCTTGATGAAGGGTCATCCTCACGTGGATCCACCATCCCCAGAAGAGGTCGTAGCCGAGGGAACAGCAGTCGCAGCAGCAACAGTGAGAATCGCCGTGACTCTATGACTAGCCCTGAGGATGATCCCGACGACAAAGATGAGAACAAGAAGAGCCCCTGGCAGAAGATTGAAGACAGACCTCTCATGGTGTTCCACCCTAGGAAGTGA